The Tautonia plasticadhaerens nucleotide sequence TTCGCGCTGGACGCCGACCCACTTGAGGGCCTCGACCCGGCAGAGCCCCCGGATCTCCGAGAAGCTCATCGACGCCGCCTTCGGGCCGAGGTCCTTCGCGACCTTGTGCTCGATCGGCAGGCCGTGGCAGTCCCACCCGGGGACGTACGGGCTGTCGAACCCCCGCATCGTGTGGTAGCGGACGACGAGGTCCTTGAGCACCTTGTTCAGCAGGTGACCCATGTGGATGTCGCCGTTGGCGTAGGGGGGGCCGTCGTGCAGGACGCGGCGGGTCCGCCCCTTGCGGGCCTCCCGTATCCGGGCATAAAGGCCCATCTCCTCCCATCTCGCCTGGATCTGCGGTTCACGCTGGGTGAGGTTCGCCTTCATGGCGAAGGCGGTCCTGGGGAGATTCAGCGTGTCTTTGTATTTCTTGGCTTCGGTAGACATGGTGCTTTGCGGGTGGGATGCGAGCGGGGTCGGGGTCGGGGGCGGGCCGGCCGGGGCGACCGATCAGGGGGAGGGCAGCCGCTCGATCACCCTGGTGACGAGCCGACGCAGCTTCCCCTCGGCCTCGTTGGCGACGGCGATGATCTCCTCGATCACGACCGGTTCCAGGGCGTCGGGCAGGCAGAGGTCGGTGACGATCGAGAAGCCGAGGACCTTCATCCCCGAGTGGACGGCCACGACCACTTCGGACGTGGTGGACATCCCGACCACGTCGGCGCCGATCCCCCGGAGATACCGATACTCGGCCCGGGTCTCCAGGTTCGGGCCGACGATGCCGACGTAGACCCCACGATGGGCGGGGATCCCCTCGTCCAGGGCGATCGACAGGGCGAGATCCTGGAGGCCCCGGTCGTAGGGCTCGATCATGTCGGGGAATCGGGGGCCGAGGCGGTCGTCATTGGGGCCGATCAGCGGGCTGAGGCCCGAGAGGCCGGGGAGGTTGAGGTGGTCGTCGATGACCACTAGGTTGCCCTTCCGATGGAGCGGGTTCAACCCCCCGGCGGCGTTGGAGACGATCAGCGTGTCGCACCCCAGTTCCTTGATCACCCGGATGGGGAAGGTGATCTCGGCCGGGGTGAAACCCTCATACAGGTGGAATCGGCCCTCCATCGCCACGACGGGCAGGCCCGCCAACGTGCCGCAAACGAGCCGGCCGGCGTGGCCCTGGACGCCCGTCGGGCGCGGGAAGTGGGGGATCTCCTCGTACGAGATGGACGCCTCGGCGGCGATCTCCGAGGCGAGCTTGCCCAGGCCGGTGCCCAGGACGATGCCGACCCGGCCGGTGCCCGACCATCGGGCGCGGACGGCCGACACGGCGTCCCGGACGTCGTCCCAGCGGTGGTGCTGCATCGGAGGGGGTTCCGCGCTTCGAGGGTTCGGATTCGGGCCAGCCCGGCGGGAGGGCGGGGCGGGTCCGGGCCGAGTACGATGGCCCGGCGGACCTCCCCGACTCGCCCCCCGCCCCTCCCGGGAGGACGGCCCGGGAAGGGGGGCGGGGACTCGGCTGGGCCCGGTACGCTTCGTAATCGCGGGCGGGACTTCGGGCGATCCGGTCAGGCGCGCCGAAGGATCCGGGCGAACCTCGGGTCCTGGCGGAGGGCCTTCAGGTCCGGGTCTCGGACCATGTGGCGGAAGTGCCGGTATCCCAGGTCGACCGCCCGTTGGAGGGCCTGGAAGGCCGGGTCGACCATGCCCAGCACCGCGTAGCTGCAGGCCAGGTTGTACCAGGGGATCGGCCGGTCGGGCTGGAGCCGGGTCAGCCGGCGGTCCAGTTGCAGGGCCCGGGTCGACTCACCTCGACGGGCGAGGTTGTTGGCCTGGACGCGGAGCACGTCGGCATAATACGGATCACGCTCGAGGATGCGGCCGAGGAACTCGACCTCGAAGTCGCGCTGCGATTGCTCTCGCAGGCATCGGGTCGGGGTCTCGGGGGCCGTCCGATCGCGGTCGGAGTTGCCGGGCAGGGGATTCGAGGCGGCCATGGCACAACGCTCCTGAACCGACCGGGTCGGGGGTCGGACGCACGGGACGACCGATCCGGCCTGTCAAGCCTACTACACTACGGCGCCGAGGCGCGTCGTGCCAAGCCCCCGCCCGTGTCGCGACCGCCCCGATCGGCCGACCCGGGGGCGGAGGGCCCGGCCCCGGGGGCGGCGTTCGGCATCGAGGGGCGATGGGGCACGCCGGTCAGATCTCTTCCTCGTCTTCCTCGATCTCCTCAAGTTCATCATCCTCATCGTCGTCGAAGTCGTCGTCCTCGTCGATGTCGATGTCTCCGAGGTCGTCGAGGTCGTCCTCGTCGTCCTCGTCGTCGAGGTCGTCGTCGTCGTCGAGGTCGTCGTCGTCGTCGAGGTCGTCGTCGTCGTCGTCGAGGTCGTCGTCGTCATCGAGGTCGTCGTCGTCGTCGAACGCCTCCTCGTCGTCACCGGCCTCCTCTTCATCCTCCTCGGGATGTCGGGCGAGGGGCTCGGCCGCGACCGGGCCGCCGAGCGTCAGGGCGGCGGTCGTGTCGTCCTCGAGGGTGGACAACGGGGTCTGGAGGTCCCACATCGGGTCGGTCCTCTTGCCGG carries:
- a CDS encoding purine-nucleoside phosphorylase, with amino-acid sequence MQHHRWDDVRDAVSAVRARWSGTGRVGIVLGTGLGKLASEIAAEASISYEEIPHFPRPTGVQGHAGRLVCGTLAGLPVVAMEGRFHLYEGFTPAEITFPIRVIKELGCDTLIVSNAAGGLNPLHRKGNLVVIDDHLNLPGLSGLSPLIGPNDDRLGPRFPDMIEPYDRGLQDLALSIALDEGIPAHRGVYVGIVGPNLETRAEYRYLRGIGADVVGMSTTSEVVVAVHSGMKVLGFSIVTDLCLPDALEPVVIEEIIAVANEAEGKLRRLVTRVIERLPSP
- a CDS encoding TPR end-of-group domain-containing protein, with product MAASNPLPGNSDRDRTAPETPTRCLREQSQRDFEVEFLGRILERDPYYADVLRVQANNLARRGESTRALQLDRRLTRLQPDRPIPWYNLACSYAVLGMVDPAFQALQRAVDLGYRHFRHMVRDPDLKALRQDPRFARILRRA